The window TTGCCGTCTTTTTCCTGCTGGGGACCGGGGCGCCGGCCCTCGCCGCCGCCGAGGGAACCGGCCTGCCGCTGCCCCGCTTCGTCAGCCTGCGTTCGGAAAAGGCCAAGCTGCGCACCGGACCGGGGGTCCAGTACCCGGAGGACTGGGTCTATCTGCGCAAGGACGTGCCGCTGGAGATCATCGCCGAGCACCATACCTGGCGAAAGGTCCGCGACTGGCAGGGTACCCAGGGCTGGATGCACCAGAGCCTGGTCAGCGGCAAGCGCACGCTGATCGTCACCGGCGCCACCCGCACGCTGCGCAGCAAGCCCGATTCCGACAGCCGGGCGGTGGTCCGCGCCGAAGCCGGCGTCGTCGGCTTCCTGCTGGGCTGCCCGGGCGGCAGCGCCTGGTGCCAGGCCGAAATCGACGGCTTCAAGGGATGGCTGCGCCGGGTCGAGTTCTGGGGGGCGTACGCGGACGAGGCCGTCGAATAGACAGCCTTCGCGGCGGCCATTGACCGCCCATCGCGAAAAAGAAAACCGGAACCTCGCCTCGGAGAGGCTCAGTGCCTCTCGAGGCCGACCCGCACGATGACTTCGACGCGCTTGATCTGCTTGCCTTGCGGAACCGCCGGAAGCCGGGACACCACGATCTGGTCGCCGGGGATGTCGAGCAGCTCGCCGCCGTCTTCCATGTAGAAATGGTGATGCTCGGACATGTTGGTATCGAAGTACGAGCGCGAGGCGTCGACCACGATTTCGCGGAGCAGCCCGCACGAGGTGAACTGGTGCAGGGTGTTGTAGACCGTGGCCAGCGACACCCGCACGTTGGCGTTCAAAACCTCGGCATGCAGCATTTCCGCCGTCACGTGGCGGTCGCCGCCATCGAACAGCAGCTTGGCCAAGGCCAATCGTTGCCGCGTCGGCCGCAGGCCGGCGGCGCGCAGACGATCGATGACATGGCTGTAGGGGCGTATTTTTGTCATGTTTCTTATATAGCTATTTTGTTGTTTGAAATAAGCATAATTCGAATACGATATCGGAGTTCACTCCCGGTATCAACACAAAAATTATGGGTATTTTGCCCGGACCCGCCCCTCAGTCGCCGCTGGCCATCCGCTCGACCAGCTCGCCGACAGTGGGAATGAAGCCGTTGCCATAAAACGGATCGTCGGCGAACCGATAGCCGTTGTGCCCGGAAAACATCAGGTTGCTGTCGGTGTCGCCGCCGTGGGCGACGTCCTGCAGCGTCTTCTGGATGCAGTACGAGCGGGGGTCGGCCAGCTTGCCGGTGCTGCCGATCTCGTTTTGGGCCCAGTTGCTGAACCGGCAGGCGGAAAGGCAGCCCATGCAGCCGCTCTGATCGGCGCGGATCTGCTCGGCCTTTCCCGGGGTCACGAAGACGAGGGTCGAATCGGGGGTCTGCATCGGCGTGACGTAGCCCTCGGCGATCCAGCCCTCGGCCCGCACCTTGTCGGCGGCGGTCAGGTAGAACAGGCGGCCGCGCGCGCCCACCGACAGCGCCTCGGTATGCTCGCCCAGCGGCTCGCGGGTGAACGCCACCTGCCGCTCGCTGCGCCCGCGCAGTTCCTGGATGAAGCTGTTGTTGACGGCCGACGAATAGAAGCCGGTCGGGCTGAAGCGATTGAGGAAGACCTCGCCCTTCTTGAGGTTGAGCAGCCGCTTCTTCCAGGCCTCCGACACCGGGCTTTCGCGGGTCAGGATGGCCCGGGTGCCGATCTGGAAGGCCAGCGGCCCGATGTCGGGATTGTCCAGCCAGTGCTCCCACTCGCGCAGGTACCAGACGCCGCCGGCCATGAAGACCGGCGTCGCGTCGAGGCCGAATTCGCGCATGGTGGCGCGCAGTTCGACCACCCGCGGATAGGGGTCCTGGGGCGCCTCGGGGTCCTCGACGTTGCTCAGTCCGTTGTGACCGCCGGCCAGCCAGGGGTCCTCGTAGACGACGCCGCCCAGCCATTCGGCGTACTTGTGATAGGCGCGCTTCCACAGCGCCCGGAAGGCCCGGGCCGAAGACACGATGGGATAATAGTAGACGCCGTAGTGCGACGCGATCTCGGCCACCTTGTAGGGCATGCCGGCGCCGCAGGTGACGCCATGCACCAACCCGCGCGCCCCCTCGAGGATGCCGTGCATCACACGTTCCGTGCCGCCGGCCTCCCACAGGATGTTCATGTGGATGGGGCCGCGCCCGCCCGAAACCTCGTGGGCGCGCTGCGCCTGGACGATGCCGCCGTGGATGGCGTAGGCGACCAGTTCCTCGAAACGTTCCCGCCGGTTCTTGCCCAGATAGTCCTGGAAGATGGGCCGCCCCTGGCTGTCGTAGGTATCGGCGTTGGTGGCCGAGAAAGTGCCGACGCCGCCGGCCGCCGCCCAGGCGCCGGCGCTTTCGCCGTTGGAAATGGACACACCCTTGCCGCCTTCGACGAGCGGCAGCACCTCGAAGCCGGAAATGACCACAGGCTGAAGCGGCTTCACATCAAGTCTCCTCGCCGGACATTCCATCCCTGCCCCGGACTCGCGGCGGGACTGGCCGCGGCCGGGTTGTTTTTCATATGGGGACAATCGAGCCGGCGTCACGGATTTTTCCGCCGACGCCGGCCCGTCCGGCGGCGTCCCGCGCCGCCGGATCGCCGTCATACCGTCAGTGCGCGGCCTCCTCGGAGGACGCCTTTTCGGGCGTCACTTCGGCGCCGGTCTGCTGATCGACCGACTTCATCGACAGCTTGACCTTGCCGCGATCGTCGATGCCGATGAGCTTGACCTTCACCTGGTCGCCGACGTTCACCACGTCGGACACCTTGCCGACCCGGCGCGGCGCCAGTTCGCTGATGTGAACCAGGCCGTCGCGGCTGCCCAGGAAGTTCACGAAGGCCCCGAAGTCGACCACCTTGACGACCTTGCCGTCGTAGATGGCGCCCACCTCGGGCTCGGCCGCGATGCCGCGGATCCACTGGATCGCCGCCTCGGCCGCCTTCTGGTCGACCGCCGCCACCTTGATGGTGCCGTCGTCCTCGATGTCGACCTTGGCCCCGGTCACCTCGCAGATCTCGCGGATCACCTTGCCGCCGGAGCCGATCACTTCGCGGATCTTGTCCTTGGCGATATGGATGACGGTGATGCGCGGCGCCTTTTCGCTGACCGCCTGGCGCGAACCTTCGATGGTCTTGGCCATCTCGGCCAGGATGTGGAGCCGGCCCTGCTGGGCCTGTTCCAGCGCCGTCTTCATGATCGCCTGGGTGATCGAGGTGATCTTGATGTCCATCTGCAGCGCGGTGACGCCGCGCTCGGTGCCGGCGACCTTGAAGTCCATGTCGCCCAGGTGGTCCTCGTCGCCCAGGATGTCGGACAGCACGGCGATGCCGTCGTCCTCCTTGATCAGGCCCATGGCGATGCCCGCCACCGGGCGCGCCAGCGGAACGCCGGCATCCATCATCGACATCGACGAACCGCAGACGGTCGCCATCGAGGACGAGCCGTTGGATTCGGTGACCTCGGAGACGACGCGGATGGTGTAGGGGAAGTCCTCCTTCGCCGGCAGCAACGGACGGATGGCCCGCCACGCCAGCTTGCCGTGGCCGATCTCGCGGCGGCCCGGCCCCCGCATGAAGCTCGCTTCGCCCACCGCGTAGGGCGGGAAGTTATAGTGCAGCATGAAGTGCTCGCGGTATTCGCCGACCAGCGCGTCCATGATCTGCTCGTCCTGGCCGGTGCCCAGCGTGGTCACCACCAGGGCCTGGGTCTCGCCGCGGGTGAACAGCGCGCTGCCGTGGGTGCGCGAAAGCACGCCCACCTCGGTGGCGATCGGACGGACCGTCTTGGTGTCGCGTCCGTCGATGCGCCGCCCGGTTTCCAGGATGGCCCGCCGGACGATGTCCTTCTCGAGGTCCTTGAACAGGCCCGGCAGGACGTCGGCCACCAATTTGGCGTCCAGCGATTCGTCGGCGGCGAGGGCCTGGACGACCTGCTCGCGGATCGCCTCGATCTTCTTGTGGCGCTCGGTCTTGGCGGTTTCGCCATAGGCCTCGCGCAGGCCGGCTTCGGCCATCTCCTTGACACGGGCCGCGATGGCGTCCTTGCCGGCCGGCGCCTCGGGCACGTCGCGCGGCTCCTTGGCGCACACCTCGGCCAGGTCGATGATGGCGTCGATCACCGCCTGATAGGCCTCGTGGCCGAACATGACGGCGCCCAGCATGACCTCCTCGGACAGCTCGTGAGCCTCCGATTCGACCATCAGCACGCCTTCCTGGGTGCCGGCGACCACCAGATCGAGGTCGGTCACCGCGATTTCGTCCAGCGCCGGGTTGAGCACGTACTTGCCATCGATGTAACCGACGCGGGCGCCGCCGATGGGGCCGAGGAACGGCAACCCGGAGAGGGTGAGCGCCGCCGAGGCGCCGACCATGGCGACGATGTCGGGGTCGTTCTGCATGTCGTGCGACAGCACGGTGCAAATGACCTGGGTCTCGTTGCGGTAGCCCTTGGCGAAGAGCGGCCGGATCGGCCGGTCGATGAGGCGCGACGTCAGGGTTTCCTTTTCGGAGGGGCGGCCCTCACGCTTGAAGAAGCCGCCGGGGATCTTGCCGCTGGCGAAGGTCTTCTCCTGGTAGTGGACGGTCAGCGGGAAAAAATCGATGCCCGGCTTGGGGTTCTTGTCGCCGACCACGGTGCACAGCACGATGGTGTCCCCATAGGTGGCCAGCACCGCGCCATCGGACTGGCGCGCGATCTTGCCGGTTTCGAGAACGAGGCGGCGTCCGCCCCAGTCGATTTCCTTGCGGAATTCCTTAAACATGTTCGTCACGGTGAATTTCCTTCCATCCGTTCCCGCACCGCACTTCCATGCGGCGGTGAAGGCGCGCCAACGCCGCCACGCCGGCGGTATACCCGTCCCCATCGGGACGGGTCCGGCCGGCAATGGCGGACACGCACGCCGCCACGGCAAGCGGATTCTTGCCCGGCGTCTTCACTTGGTCTTGAATTTCGCGGGATAACCCGCTCCGGACACGGCCCCGAAGGCCCGGCCGGGAAAAGGCCGTCGACATGCGGCGGCCTTAGCGGCGCAAGCCCAGTTCCTTGATGAGGGCCTCGTAACGCGCCGTCTCCTTGTTCTTGACGTAGTCAAGCAGACGACGGCGCTGGCCGACCATCATCAACAGACCGCGCCGGGAGTGGAAGTCCTTCTTATGGGTCTTCAGGTGCTCGGTCAGATTGACGATGCGCTCGCTCAGAATGGCCACCTGGACTTCCGGCGACCCGGTATCGCCCTCCTTGAGGGCGAATTTTCCAATCAGTTCCTGCTTCTTCTCGACGGTAATCGACATCGGGATCTCCACATCTTCCGTCAAAGGTTCAAAATACGAAGGGGGCGGATTTCGGCCCCCCGGATCTGGGCCAGAGCCACAGGCCTGCCGCCGGCCATGGCGCAAACGACGACGCCCTGGCCCAATTCTGCGGAAGCCGACCGCGTCATCACCGGCAACGCCGGGACGGCTCGGCCCTGTCTGAGGCTTGACCCTTCTGCTTCGGTCAGGGCCAGCGCCGGGATGTCGTCCAGCGCGGTCTCGACCGGGAGCAGGTACTTGGAAAGCGGCGCACTATGCCCCAGGGTCATCAGGTTTTCCAGCGAAATCGCGTCCTTTTCATGGAAGGGGCCAACCGCGATGCGCCTGAGCGCCGACACGTGCCCGACGGTGCCCAGCGCCAGGGCCAGGTCGCGGGCAAGGCTGCGCATGTAGGCGCCCTTGCCCGCCTTCACCTCGAATTCGGCGTGGTCGGCGTCGGCCTGGCCGATGAGCCGGAAATCGTCGATGCGCACCCGCCGCGGCTCCAGCGTCACCGGCTGATCGGCGCGCGCCAGGGCATAGGCCCGCTGCCCCTCCACCTTCACCGCCGAATAGATCGGCGGCACCTGCTCGATGGTGCCGATGAAGGCGGGCAGGACGGCCTGGATGCGGGCCGCGTCGGGGCGCACGTCGCTGGTGGCCGTCACCTCGCCCTCGGCGTCGTCGGTCGCCGTCGCCTGGCCCCAGCGGATGGCGAAGCGATAGATCTTGGTGCCGTCCATGGCGTAGGCGACGGTCTTGGTCGCCTCGCCCAGGGCCAGGGGCAGGACGCCGGTGGCCAGCGGGTCCAGCGTGCCGCCGTGGCCGACCTTGGCGGCGCCGGTAAGGCGCCGCACCTTGCCGACGACGCCGGCCGAGGTCACGCCCAAGGGCTTGTCGATGATCAGCCAGCCATTGATCGGCGTGCCGCCGCGCCGCCTACTCATCGTCGGCCTCGCCGTCCTTGGGCTCCGTCTCGTCCGTCAGGTCGCGGGCCACCGCCGGGTCGGCCAGCAGGGCGCCGATATGGCCGGCATAGTCGAAGGATTCGTCGATGCGGAAGGTCAGGCTGGGGGCATACTTCAGGTTCACCGTCTCGGCGACGCGCCGGCGCAGGAACGCCGCGGCGCGGCCCAGGGCCTCGACGATGGCATCGGCCTCGCCGCCGCCCAGCGGCGTCACGAAGGCGATGGCGTTGCGCAGATCGGGGGTGACCTTCACCTCGGTCACCGTCACCGAGACCCCGCTCAGCGACGGGTCGCGCAGCAGCCCGCGCTCGAAGACCTCGGCCAGGGCATGGCGAACCGCCTCTCCGACGCGGAGTTGACGCTGGCTCACCGGTTTTTCGGAACGCTTGGTCATGGAATCCTCGCCGCTTGCCCGCGGCGGCCGCGCCCATCGCGGCCGTGGGCGCCGAACCGGCCGGAGGGGAGAGGGCGGCACCGCCGCCCGTCGCCCTAGAGCTCGCGCGCCACCTCTTCGACGTCGAAGCACTCGATGAAGTCGCCGACCTGGATGTCCTGGTAGTTGGCGAACGCCATGCCGCACTCCATCCCGTCCTTGACTTCCCTGGCATCGTCCTTGAAGCGCTTGAGCTGCGAGAGGCTGCCCTCGTGGATCACCACGTTGTCGCGCAGCAGGCGGACCTTGGCGCCGCGCCGCACGATGCCTTCGGTGACCATGCAGCCGGCGACCTTGCCGACCTTGGTGATGGAGAACACCTCGCGGATCTCGGCATAGCCCAGCAGGTTCTCGCGCAGCGTCGGCGCCAGCATGCCGGACAGCGCCTGCTTCAGGTCGTCGAGCAGGTTGTAGATGATCGAGTAGTAGCGGATCTCCAGCTTCTCGCGTTGCGCCATATCGCGCGACTGGGCGTTGGCGCGCACGTTGAAGCCGATGATCAGGGCCTCGGACGCCTTGGCGAGCGTCACGTCGGACTGGTTGATGGCGCCGACCCCGGCGTGCAGGATGTCGATCGCCACCTCCTCGGTGGCCAGCTTGCGCAAGGCCGTCGAGATGGCTTCGACCGAGCCGTGCACGTCGGCCTTGAGCACGATCGGCAGCCGGCGCGTCTGGCCCTTGTCGATGTTGAGGAACATCTGCTCCAGCGAAATCCGCCCGCTCGCCTGGACCCGCACCTTGCGGGACTGGCTTTGGCGATACTCGCTGATCTCGCGGGCCCGCTGGTCGTTCTCGACGACGATGAAGTCGTCGCCGGCCGCCGGCGTCGAACTCAGGCCCAGCACCTCGACCGGCACCGACGGCCCGGCCTCGTCGACCTGGCTGCCGTGGGCCGAAACCAGGGCGCGCACCCGGCCCCATTCCTCGCCGGCCACGAAGACGTCGCCGACCTTGAGCGTGCCGCGCTGCACCAGGACGGTGGCCACCGAACCGCGGCCCGCCTCGATCTTGGCCTCGATGATGGCGCCCTCGGCCGGGCGCTCGGGGTTGGCCTTGAGGTCGAGCACCTCGGCCTGGAGCAGGATGGCTTCCTCCAGCTTGTCGAGGTTCATGCGCTTCTTGGCCGAAACCTCCACCGCCAGCACGTCGCCGCCCACCTCTTCGAGGAGGACCTCGTGCTGCAACAGGTCGTTGCGCACGCGCTTGGGGTCGGCACCCGGCAGATCCATCTTGTTGATGGCGACGATGATCGGCACCCCGGCCGCCTTGGCGTGGCTGATCGCCTCGATGGTCTGCGGCATGATGCCGTCGTCGGCGGCGACCACCAGGACCACGATGTCGGTGACCTTGGCGCCGCGCGCCCGCATGTCGGTGAAGGCGGCGTGGCCGGGGGTGTCGATGAAGGTGATCTTGTGGCCGGCCTTGGTCGTTACCTGATAGGCGCCGATGTGCTGGGTGATGCCGCCGGCCTCGCCGGAGACGACATCGGTTTCGCGCATGGCGTCCAGAAGCGAGGTCTTGCCGTGGTCGACATGGCCCATGACGGTCACCACCGGCGCCCGCGGCTGCAGGCTGGCGGAATCGTCCTTCTCGCCCTTGAGCCCGATTTCGACGTCGGAGTCGCTGACGCGCTTGATGTTGTGGCCGAACTCGGTGGCGACGACTTCCGCCGTATCGGCGTCGATGGTCTGGGTGGCGGTGGCCATGACGCCCATGCGCATCAGGGCCTTGACGACGTCGACCCCGCGCACGGCCATGCGGTTCGCCAGTTCCTGGACCGTGATGGTTTCCGGAATGATCACGTCGCGAATTACCTTTTGCGGTTCATTGCCCTGGGTGCGCCGTTTCTGCCGTTCCTTCTCGCGGGCACGGCGCACGGAAGCCAGGCTGCGCGTTCTCTCCTCGTCCTCGCTCAGGGCTTCGGCGATGGTCAGCTTGCCGGCCCGCCGCCGGCGTTCGCCGGCCCGCTTGCCGGGCGCGGCCGGCCGTTTGACCTCGACCTTGGCGGCGCCGCGCTTCGATTTGGCAAGCTCGTCTTCGTCCTCTTGCTCGCCCTTCACCTTGTCGGCCTTGCGGGGCGCGACCTGGGCCTCGAGCGTCTCGTCGGGGAGCGCGACCGGGATGACGGGAGCGGCAGCGGGCGCCGCCGGCTCTTCCGCGGCGCACGGCGTCGCCGCCGCGCCTTCGGGTTCGTCGGCCTTGCCCTCGCTCCGCCGCAGGGCCTCCTCCTCGGCGCGCAGGGCCGCCTCGGCGGCCTCGCGCTCGGCGCGTTCGGCCGCTTCCTTGGCTTCCTCGGCTTCGCGGACGGCCCGTTCCTCGGCCTCCTGGACGGCGCGCTTGCGCGCCTCCTCGTCGGCCTTGCGGGCATCGTGCAGCGCCTTGAGCCGCGCCGCCTTTTCCTCTTCGGTCAGGTTGGGCACCCGCGCCAGCTGCGCGGCGTCCTCCGCGGCGTGGTCGATCTCGACCGTCTCGACGCCGGCGGGAAGCCCCTCCGTTCCCTCTTCCTCGGGCCCGACCTTCTTGAGGCGGCCGTCGGCGTCCTGCAGGTAGGTACGCTTCTTGCGCACCTCGACCGTCACCGACTTGGAGCGGCCCCGCGAAAAACTCTGACGGACCTGGCCGGCCTCAATCGTCTTGTTGAGCACCAGCTTGCCGGGTCGTGAAAGCCCCAGCCGTCCCTTCTTTTCTTTGCCCGTGGTCTCGGTCATCTCAATCCGTTCGCGTTACCGTCCGGCTCCGTGTTGCACACTCGTCCCGCCCCCGGCTCGGCGGCGCCGGGCGAACGGAACCCCGCCAGCCTCGCCGCCTCGCTCAGCAGCTTGTCGGCGATCGGTCCCGGCGCCAGCACCGCATGCACGGCATGTTGGCGCCCCAGGGCCGCCCCCAGCTCCTCGCCGGAAAAAAGCTCGATCACCGGCACGTCCGGCGCCAGCGCCGCAATCTTCTCCCGCCCGTTCGCCGCGCCCTCGGCAGCCGCCAGTACGACGCCGGCCCCGGCTCCGCGCAGGTAACCCTTCACCTTCTCGAAGCCCACCACCGCCTGGCCGGCCCGCCTGGCCATCCCGATAAGGTCGAGACACCGCCTAGCCAGGAGACGCTCGATCTCCGCATCCAAGTCCGCCGCTACCGTCACCGGCGCACGGGCGGCCTTGGCAAAGAGCTTCTTCGCGCAGGCTGTCTTAACCGTATCGCGCCTTGCGCTCAACCAAAATCCCCGACCCGGCAGACGCCCGGCCACATCCGGGACCACCGAACCGTCCGGCGAAACGACGAAGCGGATCATCGTTTCGACCGGCCGCGTCGCCCCCTCGACCAGGCACCGCCGCCACGGCCCCGGACCTTCCGGGTCGGCGGCGGGGGCAGCGTTTCGCTTGCGGGCGGAGTGCGCCATAGGCTGTGCCGCCGGACCGGTCAGGCGGCACCCTCCGCCTGTTCGTCGGCGCCGCCCTCGGCCGGTTTTTCCTCGCCTTCGAACCAGTGGGCGCGGGCCGCCATGATCGCCTTGTCGGCGGCCTCGGCGTTCATCGCGCCATTGGGCGCGATCTCCAGCAGTTCATCGCGCGCCAGGTCGGCCAGGTCGTCCAGCGTCTTGACCCCGGCCTCGCCCAGCGCCACCAGGATGGCGGCGGTCAGGCCCTCGATCTTGGCCAGGTCGTCGCTGACCTCAAGCTCGCGCCGACGGCGCGTCATCTCTTCCTCCTGGGTGGCCAGATAGGCGCGCGCCCGTTCGCGCAGTTCCTCGGCGATGTCCTCGTCGAATCCCTCGATTTCCGTCAGGTCCTCGACCGGCACGAAGGCCACCTCCTCGATCGAGGAGAACCCTTCCGTCACCAGAAGATGGGCAATCACGTCGTCGACGTCGAGGGCCTCGGCGAACAACTTGGACAGCGCGTTGAATTCCTCCTGCCGGCGCTCCGATTCCTCGGCCTCGGTCAGGATGTCGATGTCCCAGCCGGTCAACTGCGAAGCCAGCCGCACGTTCTGGCCGCGCCGGCCGATGGCCAGGCTCAGCTGGTCGTCCGGCACCACCACCTCGATGCGATGCGCCTCCTCGTCCAGCACCACCTTGGCCACCTCGGCCGGGGCCAAGCCGTTGACGATGAAGGTGGCGGGATCGCCCGACCACTGGATGATGTCGATTTTCTCGCCCTGCAATTCACCGACCACCGCCTGCACGCGCGAGCCGCGCATGCCGACGCAGGCGCCCACCGGGTCGATGCCCGAGTCGTTGGACAGCACGGCGATCTTGGCGCGCGAGCCGGGATCGCGGGCCACCGACTTGATCTCGATGACGCCGTCGTAGATCTCGGGCACTTCCTGGGCGAACAGCTTGGCCATGAACTGCGGATGGGTGCGCGACAGGAAGATCTGCGGTCCCCGCGCCTCCTCGCGCACGTCCATGATGTAGGCGCGCACCCGGTCGCCGTTCGAGAAGTGCTCGCGCGGGATGCATTCGTCGCGCCGGAGCAGCGCCTCGGTCCGCCCGAGGTCGACGATGACGTTGCCGAACTCGACCCGCTTGACCAGGCCGTTGACGATCTCGCCGATGCGGTCCTTGAATTCCTCGAATTGGCGTTTGCGCTCGGCCTCGCGCACCCGCTGAACGATCACCTGCTTGGCGGTCTGCGCGGCGATGCGTCCGAAATCGATGGGCGGCAGCGGATCGATCAGGAATTCGCCCAGCGCGGCGTCGGCCTTGCGCTTGCGGGCGGCCTCCGGGGTGATCTGGGTGGCCTCGTTCTCGACCGGGTCGGCGACCTCGAGGTAGCGGGCCAGCGCGATGGCGCCCGTCGAACGGTCGATCGTAGCCCGGATGTCGTGCTCGTGGCCGTATTTCGAACGGCCGGCCTTCTGGATCGCCTGTTCCATGGCCTCCAGAACTTCGTCGCGCTCGATGCCCTTGTCCCGGGCCACGGATTCCGCGACCTGCAGGAGTTCCGGGCGAGCGTGCACGGCATCGGTTTCAATGGTGCTTTTGCTGCTCATCGTCCCTGTCGTCCTTCTGACATCCCGAGCAATTCCTCGGTCAAAACCAGCTTCGCCTTGCTGATGGCGGAAAAGGGCACGGCGATATCCTCGCCCTCCACCGACACGCGCACGACATCCCCCTCTACCCCCAACACCCGGCCGCGAAAGCGGCGGTGGCCGCTGACGGATACGTTCGTCTCGATCCGCGCCTCGTGCCCGGCATACCGCTCGAAGTCGCGGAGCCGCACCAACGGGCGGTCGATTCCCGGCGAGCTTACCTCCAGCGTGTAGGCCTCGACGATCGGGTCCTCGACATCGAGGATCGCCGAGATGGCGCGGCTGAGGTCGGCGCAATCGTCGACCACCATGGCCTGGCCGTCCTGACGTTCGGCCATCACCTGGAGCCGCAACCTGTCGCCACCCGACAGCTGCACGCGGACGATGGAAAAGCCCATCCCCTCCACCGCCGGGGCGATCAACTGCTCGATGCGCTCCGTCACGCTCATTCTACCACAGTCCTTCCCCCAAGGGGATCGAACGTCCTTGCCTAAAACACGAAAGGCGGGCCGCCGGCCCGCCCCATCAAACCCACCTATGTACGAGTTCAACGAGACTTCTATTAAGCATCGTTGGCGCAAATATAGTCATCCGCCCCGCAAACTCAAGAGCTTTATGGGCGCGTCCGGCGCCGAAAGGTAAGGTAGACGCAGCGCCGGCCGGCAGCCTTGGCCTTGGCCTCGTAGCGGGTTTCGCACCATCCCGGCGGCGGCCGCCGCCAGTCGTCCGGCCGCACCGCCGTCCACGCGAAGGCGGGATGACCAAGAAGCCTCTCCAGGGCCCAGCGGATATAGTCCATGTCGTCGCTGGCGAAGCGCAGCTCGGCCCCGTCGGCCATGACCCGGGAGAGGGCGTCGAGAACCTCCGGCCGGATGAACCGGCGCTTGGCGTGGCGCGCCTTCGGCCAGGGGTCGGCGAACAGCACGAAGACCCGGGCGATGCCGGCGTCCGGCAGGCGGTCGATGACCAG of the Shumkonia mesophila genome contains:
- the infB gene encoding translation initiation factor IF-2 encodes the protein MTETTGKEKKGRLGLSRPGKLVLNKTIEAGQVRQSFSRGRSKSVTVEVRKKRTYLQDADGRLKKVGPEEEGTEGLPAGVETVEIDHAAEDAAQLARVPNLTEEEKAARLKALHDARKADEEARKRAVQEAEERAVREAEEAKEAAERAEREAAEAALRAEEEALRRSEGKADEPEGAAATPCAAEEPAAPAAAPVIPVALPDETLEAQVAPRKADKVKGEQEDEDELAKSKRGAAKVEVKRPAAPGKRAGERRRRAGKLTIAEALSEDEERTRSLASVRRAREKERQKRRTQGNEPQKVIRDVIIPETITVQELANRMAVRGVDVVKALMRMGVMATATQTIDADTAEVVATEFGHNIKRVSDSDVEIGLKGEKDDSASLQPRAPVVTVMGHVDHGKTSLLDAMRETDVVSGEAGGITQHIGAYQVTTKAGHKITFIDTPGHAAFTDMRARGAKVTDIVVLVVAADDGIMPQTIEAISHAKAAGVPIIVAINKMDLPGADPKRVRNDLLQHEVLLEEVGGDVLAVEVSAKKRMNLDKLEEAILLQAEVLDLKANPERPAEGAIIEAKIEAGRGSVATVLVQRGTLKVGDVFVAGEEWGRVRALVSAHGSQVDEAGPSVPVEVLGLSSTPAAGDDFIVVENDQRAREISEYRQSQSRKVRVQASGRISLEQMFLNIDKGQTRRLPIVLKADVHGSVEAISTALRKLATEEVAIDILHAGVGAINQSDVTLAKASEALIIGFNVRANAQSRDMAQREKLEIRYYSIIYNLLDDLKQALSGMLAPTLRENLLGYAEIREVFSITKVGKVAGCMVTEGIVRRGAKVRLLRDNVVIHEGSLSQLKRFKDDAREVKDGMECGMAFANYQDIQVGDFIECFDVEEVAREL
- a CDS encoding RNA-binding protein; the protein is MAHSARKRNAAPAADPEGPGPWRRCLVEGATRPVETMIRFVVSPDGSVVPDVAGRLPGRGFWLSARRDTVKTACAKKLFAKAARAPVTVAADLDAEIERLLARRCLDLIGMARRAGQAVVGFEKVKGYLRGAGAGVVLAAAEGAANGREKIAALAPDVPVIELFSGEELGAALGRQHAVHAVLAPGPIADKLLSEAARLAGFRSPGAAEPGAGRVCNTEPDGNANGLR
- the nusA gene encoding transcription termination factor NusA, which gives rise to MSSKSTIETDAVHARPELLQVAESVARDKGIERDEVLEAMEQAIQKAGRSKYGHEHDIRATIDRSTGAIALARYLEVADPVENEATQITPEAARKRKADAALGEFLIDPLPPIDFGRIAAQTAKQVIVQRVREAERKRQFEEFKDRIGEIVNGLVKRVEFGNVIVDLGRTEALLRRDECIPREHFSNGDRVRAYIMDVREEARGPQIFLSRTHPQFMAKLFAQEVPEIYDGVIEIKSVARDPGSRAKIAVLSNDSGIDPVGACVGMRGSRVQAVVGELQGEKIDIIQWSGDPATFIVNGLAPAEVAKVVLDEEAHRIEVVVPDDQLSLAIGRRGQNVRLASQLTGWDIDILTEAEESERRQEEFNALSKLFAEALDVDDVIAHLLVTEGFSSIEEVAFVPVEDLTEIEGFDEDIAEELRERARAYLATQEEEMTRRRRELEVSDDLAKIEGLTAAILVALGEAGVKTLDDLADLARDELLEIAPNGAMNAEAADKAIMAARAHWFEGEEKPAEGGADEQAEGAA
- the rimP gene encoding ribosome maturation factor RimP — encoded protein: MSVTERIEQLIAPAVEGMGFSIVRVQLSGGDRLRLQVMAERQDGQAMVVDDCADLSRAISAILDVEDPIVEAYTLEVSSPGIDRPLVRLRDFERYAGHEARIETNVSVSGHRRFRGRVLGVEGDVVRVSVEGEDIAVPFSAISKAKLVLTEELLGMSEGRQGR
- the trmB gene encoding tRNA (guanine(46)-N(7))-methyltransferase TrmB: MSAVPDPRLANRSYGRRYGRSLKPSRRQLLDEVLPVLRVPLPDAGGIDPRALFPGRPEAVWLEVGFGAGEHLAAQAEAHPEVGFIGCEPFVNGVASLLAQIEARRLANVRVLDDDARLVIDRLPDAGIARVFVLFADPWPKARHAKRRFIRPEVLDALSRVMADGAELRFASDDMDYIRWALERLLGHPAFAWTAVRPDDWRRPPPGWCETRYEAKAKAAGRRCVYLTFRRRTRP